One Oncorhynchus kisutch isolate 150728-3 linkage group LG13, Okis_V2, whole genome shotgun sequence DNA window includes the following coding sequences:
- the ccne2 gene encoding G1/S-specific cyclin-E2, with protein MANVRRSGRITLKARDENAPEENVKIRRKRKSEPSKKIPPAVKKQSYEIQKRWSEEGASPCVLVETPHKELEMTRDRSGFKQFRFKNIFIKTSPLPCLSWASSDDVWIKMLNKELKYVHDKGFLQQHPKLKPKMRAILLDWLLEVSEVYTLHRQTAYLAQDFFDRFMLTQDDMEKDRLQLIGITALFIASKMEEIYPPKLHEFAYVTDGACEEEAILEMELVMLKALNWNLCPETVITWLKLYAQVESLKDGVNFLVPQFSQDTYIQITQLLDLAILDINCLDYQYGILAAAAFCHFFSFDVAHKVSGLTWDSIAPCVRWMTPFMRTVSACPRAELKDFKKVTSDDRHNIQTHVDYLSMLSDAHQRQPDSQDSLSPAAIGGILTPPKSTEKPANH; from the exons ATGGCTAACGTTAGACGCAG TGGTCGCATCACATTGAAAGCAAGAGATGAGAACGCACCAGAAGAGAATGTCAAGATCAGACGAAAAAGAAAATCTGAG CCATCCAAAAAGATTCCACCCGCAGTGAAGAAACAAAGCTATGAAATTCAG AAACGGTGGTCAGAAGAAGGGGCAAGTCCATGTGTCCTCGTAGAAACGCCACACAAGGAGCTGGAGATGACAAGAGACCGGTCTGGCTTCAAGCAGTTCAGATTCAAGAACATCTTCATCAAGACCTCACCGCTGCCCTGCCTCAG CTGGGCCAGCTCAGATGACGTGTGGATTAAGATGCTGAACAAGGAGCTGAAGTATGTCCATGACAAGGGCTTCCTACAGCAGCACCCCAAACTAAAGCCCAAGATGAGGGCCATTCTCCTGGACTGGCTTCTAGAG GTGAGTGAGGTGTACACTCTGCATCGACAGACTGCTTATCTGGCTCAGGACTTCTTTGACCGCTTCATGCTGACACAGGACGATATGGAGAAGGACCGACTGCAGCTTATAGGCATCACAGCCCTCTTCATCGCGTCTAAGATGGAG GAAATCTACCCTCCAAAGCTCCATGAGTTTGCCTACGTTACGGACGGAGCCTGTGAGGAAGAAGCGATCCTGGAGATGGAACTTGTCATGTTGAAA GCACTGAACTGGAACCTGTGTCCAGAGACGGTGATCACATGGCTGAAGCTCTATGCTCAGGTGGAGTCCCTAAAGGATGGCGTCAACTTCCTGGTACCTCAGTTCTCTCAGGACACCTACATCCAGATCACACAG CTTTTAGACCTGGCCATCCTGGACATCAACTGTCTGGACTACCAGTATGGGATACTGGCTGCTGCTGCCTTCTGCCATTTTTTCTCATTTGACGTTGCCCACAAAGTATCAG GTCTGACGTGGGATAGTATTGCTCCCTGTGTCCGATGGATGACCCCCTTCATGCGCACGGTCAGCGCCTGTCCCAGAGCAGAGCTCAAAGACTTTAAGAAAGTGACGTCTGACGACAGACACAACATCCAGACCCACGTAGACTACCTGTCCATGCTG AGCGACGCTCACCAGAGGCAACCGGACAGCCAAGACAGTCTGTCGCCTGCTGCCATAGGAGGGATATTGACTCCACCAAAAAGCACAGAGAAACCAGCCAATCACTGA
- the tp53inp1 gene encoding tumor protein p53-inducible nuclear protein 1 has translation MTKTPVPRPRTAQPPPWSLCAPPRSCSMFQRLTSVLFGDNVEEVSGGGPGEQGFGQKEEDEEWILVDYLAEACSSPCGDGLSEMDLTSEEEEDLVVVPSPIASSPIRYASCSSLDSTADIEDGGPEEEEGGFQCLEACSLEESWFVTPPPCFSGGRRGKPMVLETSPLENLLIEHPSMSVYTTHCPPRISLNLSLNLCLPLVDVPAAVVKEPGRRSLDTPCHRPEMVVQRRAGLHAGCYAAAISARASGLLDQVQQHGRLAQRVRGAAQHQLLSRNALRRLNLLRTRGAKQAKTTTTYLHQPGQRHLNY, from the exons ATGACCAAAACGCCTGTTCCCCGTCCTCGCACCGCTCAGCCCCCCCCTTGGTCCCTCTGTGCCCCCCCAAGGAGTTGCAGTATGTTCCAGAGGCTCACCAGTGTCCTGTTCGGGGACAATGTGGAGGAGGTGAGCGGGGGAGGCCCTGGAGAACAGGGCTTTGGCCagaaggaggaggatgaagagtgGATCCTGGTGGACTATCTGG CCGAGGCCTGCTCTAGCCCCTGTGGTGATGGCCTGTCTGAGATGGACCTGacttcagaggaggaggaggaccttgTGGTCGTCCCCTCTCCCATCGCCAGCTCCCCCATCCGCTATGCCTCCTGCTCCTCCCTGGACTCCACCGCCGACATCGAGGATGGGGGTcccgaggaggaagaggggggtttCCAGTGCCTGGAGGCCTGTTCTCTAGAGGAGAGCTGGTTCGTCACTCCCCCACCCTGCTTCAGCGGGGGGAGGAGGGGCAAGCCTATGGTGCTAGAGACCAGTCCCCTGGAGAACCTGCTGATAGAACACCCCAGCATGTCTGTGTACACCACCCACTGTCCCCCACGAatctccctcaacctctccctcaatctctGCCTCCCCCTTGTTGACGTACCTGCCGCCGTAGTCAAGGAGCCGGGTCGACGTTCGCTTGACACCCCCTGCCACAG GCCAGAGATGGTAGTGCAGCGCAGAGCCGGGCTCCATGCTGGCTGCTATGCAGCAGCCATCTCAGCCCGGGCCTCAGGCCTCCTAGACCAGGTCCAGCAGCACGGACGCCTGGCCCAAAGGGTACGTGGCGCCGCCCAGCACCAGCTCCTCTCCCGCAACGCCCTACGCCGCCTCAACCTGCTGCGTACTAGAGGGGCCAAGCAGGCCAAGACCACCACCACCTATCTACACCAGCCTGGCCAGAGGCACCTCAACTACTGA